The Vanessa atalanta chromosome 4, ilVanAtal1.2, whole genome shotgun sequence genome segment GAGAATGAGGTACAAGAAGTGGAGTTGGCAGCCGCTTGCCCTGAGCTCAGTGAACAAATCATTGGTGGTAGGCCGAGTTCGGTAACCAGACACCCGTATCAGGTGTCTATGGTGATGAATGGAAACTCTTTCTGCGGTGGTTTTATAATTAGCAGAGATTATGTTCTCACGGCGGCACATTGCGTGCAAaagtaagttatattaaaattgcatgCTTATGAAGTTTTTATATACCGTTTAAttactaatgtatgtaatgaaatGTACTTTTATCGAATTCAGTTCTTTTTACAGGCTTTTTCTTACTTGTTAGACTCAATTAGGTCAACTTCGAATTGTGATGATTGTGGTGATGAAattgtcaattaaatttaaaatttgggtGATTGTTTATCTATCAATAAGAAACGTTGAcactaattactttattattattatttatacatataattattacgtaaggacctttttatacgtattttttcttaaatatcaaTAGCACAGCCCCAGAAGCAATTCGATTGCGAGTGGGCAGTACACGACGAGACTCCGGAGGTCGCATCGTCAGTGTATCTGCAGTCACCGTGCACCCTCAATACGGGCAGCCACAGTTTGACCATGACATTGCTGCATTGCGACTTTCACAGCCACTGGTCTTTGGGCCAGCAATCCAACCTATTAGACTTCCTCGACCTCGTCAAGCTGTACCACTTGTGCGACTAACTGTTACTGGCTGGGGACTAACTGCtgtaagctaattttatttataattctattctGCGTTGTTCTATACGCGTCTTGCAATAAATGGATGTTTTTCGATATGGCTTTTTTCAATGTATACCTTAATTTCAGaatgtcttattttattatgtattattttgagaTTAAAGTATACATTACATTCCCCAGTTATTTAAGAGCATAGCTAATTGATTCGAGCCATTATCGaatcaacttttttttagttaatacgTAAAACTATCGCCTTTTCTGATTTTTGTTTAGTAACTTTCATTCATTTTCATAGCTGATAATAGATGAACGTATGCTTAAGAgtctaataataaatctaataataaattatcgctTTCTAGCCGGGAGGGCGTAGAATTCCAAGGACAATGATGGAAGCCAATGTACCAGTTGTTCCACACTGGTTATGTAGACTTTCATATGGAGACTCGCTCACGAGAAATATGTTTTGTGGGGGGCACTTCCTAATCGGAGGCGTATCATCATGTCAGGTAAAAGactgaaacaataataatagaatgaAAAGTTCTTCCAAATCGGATTTGTTTCTTATtggaaaaattttatattttcatttaagggTGATTCTGGCGGTCCAGCAGTTTTCAGAGGAACCGCTTTTGGTATTGTATCGTTTGCTAGAGGATGCGCTCTGCCTTTGTCGCCGACCGTCTTCAGTAACATAGCCTCTTTACGAGACTGGGTCACACAGACTACTGGAGTTTGATTGTCACTCTGAAATGAACTTTATACCAGTGCAAGAGAGTTTAAAATAGCATGAGAGTGTctgtgatataaataaagaacaaatattTGAGCTCGTACGCCTGTTCTGTTTATtgactgtttttatttattttgttacatttaaaaataaagcttacataatgaacttttttttctttactatcATCCCAACCGAATTAAATTCCTGCGCTTTCTGTAATCCGTTATacgatacattttaatttaaaagtgaagTTTTGATAACTCCTGTATAATGTATCCTAGGTGATATTCCGTTACGTTGCTTGGTTCACAAATTGGAAGCAATAGATTGTCTTGTTtagtttctattttaaaaacatatattcttTCTCTCAACTTTAATATAACCcgtattactattataataggATCTTCCTTTATCATGGTCTTTCTtggtagtggaat includes the following:
- the LOC125077683 gene encoding trypsin-like — protein: MAWPILWLLLTIAHFVDPQQTTAGECCSDDQNTEVAENEVQEVELAAACPELSEQIIGGRPSSVTRHPYQVSMVMNGNSFCGGFIISRDYVLTAAHCVQNTAPEAIRLRVGSTRRDSGGRIVSVSAVTVHPQYGQPQFDHDIAALRLSQPLVFGPAIQPIRLPRPRQAVPLVRLTVTGWGLTAPGGRRIPRTMMEANVPVVPHWLCRLSYGDSLTRNMFCGGHFLIGGVSSCQGDSGGPAVFRGTAFGIVSFARGCALPLSPTVFSNIASLRDWVTQTTGV